The Lasioglossum baleicum chromosome 12, iyLasBale1, whole genome shotgun sequence genome segment ACTTGAAACGTGAAATATGCGCACGATATCCCCCAAAAAATGTCGATGAGTCGTCCACCACCTCTGATATCGAATATCCGCTGGTCTTACGAGCGAACACCAACACCATGAAAAGTGAAATTATAAGCAAGTATCAAATAAACTTTGTAAAGCCTTACAACGTGGGCTCTATCCTAGGATTTTCCATGGATCGTGTTTTACCACCGAACGCGTGGCATACGTCGAATGTGCCTGTGAATATCATCAGCGTGAATATCGTACGAGTAGAATGCAACATaaccaccggatcgtacgacaaCGGTAAACTCGTTCACACGATACATGAATTCACGCCTCAGGTACCGCCAGGGTATAAATTGTCGGAAACGCCGGCGCGAGTCATTTACCTTCCGATCGTTGCACGAGTAATTGACGATTTAACGATTCGCATAGTTGATCAATCCGGACGTttgattgattttcgaggtgaagAAATCACGGTGCGACTACATGCGCGACGAAGGAATGCTAATTCATAACAATACAACATTCCATACGTTGAACAACAGCGcctgcagcaacagcaacaacagcaagaaACTAACCGCTGAGAAAAACGTAAAGTCACCGATTCGCAAGAAATTAACTGTGGAAAACGCCAAGTATCTACGATCTTTGGGATTTATTGTAAAAAAGTGAGAGGGAAAAAAATCATGTTTGACGACATTTTGAACACCTCCGAAGCACCGATCTTCGACAATCGCATAACGAAGATTGAGCTGCACACGTACAATCCGTATGCTAACACAACGTTCGAGAACAGCGACGAGATAAGGATACCCATTCAGCAACGAGACCTGTACACGCTCCCGTGTAAAAGTTTCCTATACGTTGAGGGAAAACTTAGTTTACCGAGAAAACTCGAATTACCGACTGGATCAGGAGGAGAATCCCACATCGATACGGCAACTCTTGAGAACAATGCCGTTGCGTTTATGTTTGAGGAAATACGCTACGAATTGAGCGGTGTAGAAATCGATCGATCCAGAAATCCCGGTGCGACGACAATTCTGATGAATTACGTGAGTCTGTCCAGAACGAGAAGCGGCGCATTGTCCAACGCTGGCTGGCTGTATGGTGATGGTGGACATAAACAGGCTGCAACGGCCACGGCTGCGATACATTTCAACTTTTGTGTA includes the following:
- the LOC143214195 gene encoding uncharacterized protein LOC143214195, encoding MFDDILNTSEAPIFDNRITKIELHTYNPYANTTFENSDEIRIPIQQRDLYTLPCKSFLYVEGKLSLPRKLELPTGSGGESHIDTATLENNAVAFMFEEIRYELSGVEIDRSRNPGATTILMNYVSLSRTRSGALSNAGWLYGDGGHKQAATATAAIHFNFCVPMNILLGFCEDYKRVVINAQHELILIRSRTDVNALYSPSDNAKPILDLYKIQWRMPHVALDEIHKLSMLRILDSDRSIGMSFRSWYLYEYPLLQTTTKHTWAIKTALQMEKPRYVIFALQTDRKNNLKKTATRFDHCALTNIRLYLNSETYP